AATCGGTGCGGGAGTGAATTCCTTCAAGCTCCTTAAATCCGAATGGAAAATCGAATTCGATGTCTGCAGCGGCGTTGGCGTAGTGCGCCAACTTATCGTGATCGTGGAAGCGATACTTGTTGTTGCCCAGTCCCAATGCCTTGTGCCACTTTAGGCGGAATTGCTTCCAGTGCTCGTACCACTCCATTTCGCTGCCAGGGCGAATGAAGAACTGCATCTCCATTTGCTCAAACTCGCGCATACGGAATATAAACTGACGAGCAACGATCTCGTTACGGAAGGCTTTCCCTATTTGTGCAATCCCGAAAGGAAGCTTCATGCGGCCAGTCTTCTGCACGTTTAGGTAGTTAACGAAAATACCTTGAGCAGTTTCGGGACGAAGGTAGATAACCGAAGCTTCTTCGCTAACCGATCCCATTTGAGTCGAGAACATGAGGTTGAACTGGCGTACGTCAGTCCAGTTACGGCTACCCGAAATGGGGCATACGATATCAAGGTCGATTATTAGCTGGCGGAAGGCAACCAAGTCGTTGGCAATCATTACGTCGGCTAGCTGCTTGCGTATGTCTGCTATCTTTTGGTTGTTCTCGAGCACGCGAGGGTTGGTAGCGCGGAATTGCTCCTCGTCGAACGATTCGCCGAAGCGCTTACGAGCCTTTTCCACTTCCTTCTCAATCTTATCTTCTATCTTGGCGATATGATCTTCAACTAGCACGTCGGCACGGTAGCGTTTCTTCGAATCCTTGTTGTCGATCAACGGATCGTTAAACGCACCTACGTGGCCCGATGCCTCCCAAATGCGGGGGTGCATAAAGATGGCAGAGTCGATCCCAACGATATTCTCGTTAAGGCGAACCATGGCATCCCACCAGTAGCGTTTGATGTTGCTTTTCAGCTCAGCACCCATCTGACCGTAGTCGTAAACTGCTCCAAGACCGTCGTAAATTTCGCTCGAAGGGAAAATGAAACCGTACTCCTTAGAGTGTGCAATTAGTTTTTTGAAGATATCCTCGTTCATTTTGCTCGAATTATTGCTTGTATTTTGCAAATGTAGTAAAACTAGGTGTAGAATCATAGCTTGCACGTTTCTTCGGCGCTATAAATTATATGCATTGTGCTGCAATGGCTGCATCACGGTTTTGACTATGTATTCTTAAGTTTCGATAGTTATCCTCCTAAAAAGATGTTTTTGTTGTAAAATAGGAAGTACTACCTATTTAAATTTGCGAAATAAAGTTAATGTTTGTACTAGTGCGAGAGATATGTGTGGTGGGTTAGTGCAGAATTTATTTTAATCATTACTACTATCCTCTAATAAGCCTTATTTCAAGGCTTTGTATTGTTTAAACACTCTTTCTTTAATTTACCATGTTGGCTATGGGTAAGGGGATTTTTGTATCTACTACTAACCGAGGGTTAAGAATTTTATTGTTGCTATTTGTCTTTTCTTTGCCTTACTGGTGTTCGGGACAAAATGTTGGCGATTATCGGACGAAAGTTACAGGAGCGTGGAATTGGAGTAGTGCTGCTAACTGGGAGCGATGTGTGACTGCAGGAACTTGGGTTGGGGCAACTTCTACCGACTATCCAGGTCAAAATCCTTTGGTGGGAGTGGTAACCATTCAGAATAACACCAATGTTACGTTGGATGTTTCTCCGGCTAATGCCATTGGTTCTCTCGCTATTATTGCTACTTCGAGTAATACCAGCATGACTATTGGTGCTGCGAATGTAATTTCGGTGCTAGGAGGTGTTACCATTACGCCATCTTCTTCTGCGAATGTAAATAGTAGCCTTAATGTAGGAGCCGGCTCTCTTAGTTGTGCAACGTTGTCGAGTAGTAATTCTGGGAATGATAGTCGCGATGCCGTTGTTACTATTGGAACAGGAACGTTGAATGCCTCGGGGAGCATTGCAATGGACGCAAACGCTAATAGAAATTCTATTGCCTTTACAGGAGGCGGCACTATCAATGTTGTTGGTAATTTTGTTACTGGGACGGTTACTGCCAATACTGGAATCATCAATGTTGGTGGGAGTTTTACCCCTTCGGTATATACGGCAAACACCGGAACGGTTAACTATAACGGGAATGGAAGCCAGAATGTTGGGAGTTACACCTATTATAATCTTGCTACTTCTACAGGGGGCAGTAAAACACTCCCTTCTGCTAACATAACTATAAATGGGACATTGTCTGTTAATAGCAGTACCCTTCTTTTTGATGCGGCGAATGCAAGGACGATAACCGTCGTTGGCAACCTTATGGGAGATGGAGCTATAGATATGAGTCCGAGCAACCAGACGCACTCGTTGAATCTTGGAGGCGCGTCAAATAGCATAGGGTCGTTGGTAACAGGTACTGCAGCTTCAACTATAACTTATAACAGAGCCGGAAATCAGGACATATTTCCAAGCCCTAACTACCGTAACTTAACCATTAATGGAGGCGGAAACAAGTCGCTTACCGGAGATGTTACTATAGGTGGTACGCTAACGCTTACTAGTGGAGAAGTTGTACTAGGTGCAAGTAACCTAACATTAGCAGGGACTGCAGCTGTAGGAGGTACTCTTAACTCCTCCAACCACGTAAATGCAAGTGGTACTGGGCAGCTGAAGAAGGTATTTGCAGCAGGAGCGACTGCCTCCTATACGCTACCTGTTGGTGATGGAATCAACTATTCTCCTATAAACTTAGTATTTACAGCAAATACTCAGCAGCGAACTATTGGTGTTAAGGTTACAGACGCTAAGCATCCAAACGATGCTACCGCTACTGATTACCTTACTCGTTATTGGTCGTTTACTGACGATCAGGCTGGTAGTGGAACTTATACCTATACCGCAACATTTAACTACCTCAATGCTGCAGCAGATGTGGTTGGTGCGGTTGCCAATGTGCGTGTTAATAGATGGGATGGATCGCTCTGGACGCAGTATAATACAACTCCTGTATCTCCTACTACTGCCATAACCATAACAGGTGGCACTGAAACAACGGCACCACTTAACGGGAGCTCTTTTACAGGAAGAGTAAATGGCCCCGTAACCTATACGTGGAATAAACCTAATGCAACCGCAAGCTATACCGATCCTTCGAGTTGGACGCCTGCCCGTCTTTCGCCTCAAACTACAGATATCCTGCTTTTCGATAACGCAGGTGCTGCAGTAGCAACAGGCGTTCCTGCAGAAACAGTAGCGAGGCTACTACTCGTTAATGGGTCAAACGTTACCCTTCAGCCTCTTGCTGGTGCCGATAGAGTTTTAACTATAGGGGGAGGTAGTGGAGATGATCTTGATATTGCAGCTGGTACTACGCTCACCGTAGGCAATACAGGAGTTAACAATGTAAACCTTACCATGGGACTTCTATCTACAGGAGTCGTAAAAGGGACTCTTGTAAATGCGGGTATTGTTACTTCTTCGGCATTTCTCTTTAACTTCTATGCAAACTCTACCTATACTCATGCGCGTAATGGAGGAACAATTCCTAACGCTACGTGGAATCCTACCTCTACCTGTAGCGTTACGGGTACTACCAACACTGCTCCTGCAGGCCTTAACCAGTCGTTTGGTAACTTAACGTTAAGCTCATCCTCATTAACGGCAGCTGTGACGGCAAGCCTCTCTGGTAACACTACCGTTAGTGGTAACCTATATATAGCGGGGACATCATCTACCAATAAGTTTGGGTTGAACCTTGCTGGATTTAACTTTACCGTAAATGGAACAACGGTTGTAGATGCCAATGGTCAACTTATTGATGGTACCGCAGGAGGTACTAACCTTTTTGTCGGAAGAGTTTCCACCAACGCTTCTGGGGTATGGAATGTAAATCAGCCCACCTCCTTTAGAGGGGGACTAACTGTAGATGGAACGTTTACTGGTGGAGCGTACACGTTTGACACTAACGATCAAACCATCGATGGTAACTCTGCCATAACCATACCCAGTATTGTAGTTGCTACGGCAGGTAAGACGCTAACCAACCTTACAAGTAACGGGTTGACGGTGAGTGGTGCCATATCGGGGGCTGGTAATTTTACCAACGGAAACGCAACAACACCTGCATCGCTTAGTGTTACTGCTACAACTCCTTTTACACTAACAGGAATGCTTGATCTCGCTTCGAACCCTAATACAGTAAACTATTCGGGAACAGGTGCGCAAACTATTGGCGCTTACAGCTTCTATAACCTTACAAGTTCAAGTAGTGGAGCACGAACATTGGCTAGTACAGGAACAATTTCGATTAGCGGAGTATTTACAAAAGGAACTAATAGCTATACGACAACCGGTAGTACGGTTAGCTTTAATGGAACTGGGGCGCAGGATATCCCCGCGTTAAATGTCCCCTACAATAATGTAGAGGTAGAAGGGGGCGGAACTAAGACGCTAGCTGGTAATGTTACGGTTAATACAAACCTTATTCTGAATGGAGCAGTGCTCGAGTTGGCTGGATATAATCTAACCTTAGCCAATACTGCAGCTACTGCTATTACCGCAGGTGCTCCATTTAGTAGTACCAATATGATATCTACCAACGGTGTTGGTTTCCTTCAAAAGAATGCAGCAGCCGTGGCGGGCTTGCAGATAGCCTACCCTGTTGGTTCGGGAGGTTACTATTCTCCGGTAACCATATCAAGTATAGCCACGATCTACCCATCCAACATACAGGTAAGGGCTATTCCTTCTGCAATTAACCCCAGCTACATAAAAAAATACTGGGAGTTGAAGCCTAGTGCTGCGGTTACCAATGCTACAGCAACCTTTACCTATGCAGCCGACGAGTTAAATGGAGCCATGCCTAGCATCTCCTTCTCTCCCGATAACGGAGCTACATGGCAAAACCCTCCTTTGAGTGGAACGCAATCTTTCAGTGGCACTTCGTTTACCATTACAGGTACCACCGCTTTGTCGGGTTGGTGGACCATGGGGTACCGTACCTTCTACTCTTACCAAACGGGTGATTGGAATCAGCCCACATCATGGACTTCCGATCCTAGTGGAACGCTACAGATAGGTAGTGCAATACCGGGATATAACGATAGGGTAGTGGTGCTGACTGGTCGTACCATTACGCTTACTGCCGATGTGGCCGATAAGAATTTGGATGTAACCATCGATAATGGAGGTTTCCTTGATATGGGAGCCTACAAGTTTACAGGTACACCAACAAATCTTCTTGCGCTGCGTGGGCAAGGTACCTTGAAGCTTGCCTCCTCCAACTTCCCAACTGCGCCAACCAATACGCTGGTGCAAGCTGGTGGTGGTACGGTGGAGTACAATAATAGCGCAAGCTTCGATCTGCCACTTGCTCAAGCTACATTCAATAACCTTACCATTAATACAGATGTAGCGGCTGTTGCAACGCAGAAGAATAATCTTACAGTATTTGGGAACCTGTATGTAAAGCAGGGAAACTTTAAAATAAACGATGATGCATCAACCGCACGCCGAGAGCTTACCGTTAACGGAGATATTACGGTTGATGCCGCAGGAAAAGTTAGCGTAGGTAAAGGACAAACCAACCAAGCACCTAGCGGTACACCCCCATTTATCGACTACTACGATCGCTACTCGCATAGGGTAGTGCTAAAGGGTGACTTTGTCAACCGCGGAGATGTGCGCTTTACCAACCAGACTTTCCCTGTATATAATGCTAATCCTGCCGATGGTTTTGCGACGGTTTACTTTCAGGGCGAGGCTAACAACGCTGTTACCTGCGAAGGTGTTACCATATTCTACAACATGGTTGTGGATAAGGGAGCCGATCAGACCTACTCGCTAACGGTTACCCCTTCGGCCTACCAAAACTTTAGGCTGTATGGGCGCAACGACAGAGCCGGATATATCGCCGCACCAGCAACGGCCGACAATCCCAACATTCAAAAGGCGTTGTGGATTAGAAATGGTTCGTTGGTGCTTTCTGGATTTTCAATAATACCCTCGCTAACCGAAAGCGATGCGGGAGGAACACCCAACGGCGACTATTTTATCCCTGCCAATGGTGCGCTTGTATTAGACAACCCTAACGCGATTGTGCTGGTTACTGCCGATAGCTACAGGGAGGTAAATGCCGCCTATGGCTTAACAGGAGGTTCCGATGCTGCCTATGGTATTGATGTAGACGATGGTTCCTACGAGGCGTTATCCATTCTTGGTAAAGTTCAGGTTAATGACGGATACCTCTCTACCCGTGAGTCTACAGGTATTGTTACGTGGACAGATGCCTCCTCTCAGTTTATTGTAAACGGTGGGGTGGTAGATGCAAAGCAGTTCAGATCGGGAGGTGCAAGCACCGGTAAGTCGTCGTACATTCAAACTGGCGGGCAGTTTATCCTACGTGGTCGATTCCAGCGCACACCTGCTGCGTATGGCACTCCTCAAGACTTGGCTGCATCTTCAGCTGCTACGGTTAATACCGCTCGTACGGTTAGCTCTACCGATGGATCTAAGGCCGTATTTAGCTTAGAAGACCCTTCCAACGTCTTTTCGATGTCGGCGGGTACCATGAGCATTTACGATATAGTGGGAGGGAAGGCTATTGATATCTTCTCCTCGCCTGGAAATATAAACGTTTCGGGTGGTACGGTAGAGCTGATTCCTACGGCCGGTACCGTATTGGGCGATCAGCCTACATGGTTACTCTCGTCCAACGCCCCTTTTGCCAACTTAACGGTAAGGCGTCCTAGCAGTACGAGCGAAGTGAGGTTAAACACAGGCTACCCATCGCTGGTGGTGCAAAACGATTTTACGTTAAGTACCGCCTCATTCAATGCTAACAACCTGAATGTTTCTGTTGGTGGTAATTTCTCCATCTCGTCGGGCTCTACCTATACAACGGGTAATAACTGGACCGTGCTTAACGGTGCCGGCAACCAGCAGATGGAGGTAAACACCGCAGCGGCATTGCCGCTAAAGAAGCTGAAGGTGGATAAGCCCGCTGGAAGCATCCTTACGCTTATCGGGTCGCAGGCTACCATCAACGTTGCCGACTCGCTAATGATTTTGAAAGGAACGCTGAATGATGGAGGTAAGCTGATAGACATGGTTGCTTCTGCCACTACCACCACATCGTACCTATATAATAGTGGTGTACATGCGGGTGCCGGAAAGATTCGCCTAAGCGACACCGATCCGCAGGTGATTGACGGCGATGGTACCGGTGTTTTTCAAAATCTCGATCTAAACAATACGAACTCGGCCGCTGCTCCCATATCGTTGGCCAGCAGTATTGCCGTTAATGGGGTGCTAACGCTATCGCAGAATAAACTTTTTGATATAAAGACATTCGGCTTAAGGCTTAATGCGTCATCGTTTATTGCCAATGCGGGCCCAACGCGCTATGTTGTTACCGCAGGTAGCTTGGGTGATGGTGGTATTACCCGCGAGTACTCGGCCGCATCAAAGTCTTTCCTATTTCCTATTGGTACGGTTTCTACCCGACATGCGGCACCTGTTTACTCGCCAGCAACGCTTACTGTTAACGGTAACCCATCGGCCTACGGAACTATTACCGTAAACCCAGTTGGGTACGAG
The sequence above is a segment of the Alistipes sp. ZOR0009 genome. Coding sequences within it:
- a CDS encoding glycine--tRNA ligase codes for the protein MNEDIFKKLIAHSKEYGFIFPSSEIYDGLGAVYDYGQMGAELKSNIKRYWWDAMVRLNENIVGIDSAIFMHPRIWEASGHVGAFNDPLIDNKDSKKRYRADVLVEDHIAKIEDKIEKEVEKARKRFGESFDEEQFRATNPRVLENNQKIADIRKQLADVMIANDLVAFRQLIIDLDIVCPISGSRNWTDVRQFNLMFSTQMGSVSEEASVIYLRPETAQGIFVNYLNVQKTGRMKLPFGIAQIGKAFRNEIVARQFIFRMREFEQMEMQFFIRPGSEMEWYEHWKQFRLKWHKALGLGNNKYRFHDHDKLAHYANAAADIEFDFPFGFKELEGIHSRTDFDLGNHEKFSGKKIRYFDPETNESYIPYVVETSIGVDRMFLAVLSSAYTEEKLTREDGSTDERVVLRIPPALAPVKLAVLPLVKKDGLPEKAREIMNGLKMDFMCQYDEKDSIGKRYRRQDAIGTPFCITIDHQTLEDGMVTIRHRDTMEQERVAISALRGIMEEKVSMRSLFEQLM
- a CDS encoding S-layer family protein — encoded protein: MGKGIFVSTTNRGLRILLLLFVFSLPYWCSGQNVGDYRTKVTGAWNWSSAANWERCVTAGTWVGATSTDYPGQNPLVGVVTIQNNTNVTLDVSPANAIGSLAIIATSSNTSMTIGAANVISVLGGVTITPSSSANVNSSLNVGAGSLSCATLSSSNSGNDSRDAVVTIGTGTLNASGSIAMDANANRNSIAFTGGGTINVVGNFVTGTVTANTGIINVGGSFTPSVYTANTGTVNYNGNGSQNVGSYTYYNLATSTGGSKTLPSANITINGTLSVNSSTLLFDAANARTITVVGNLMGDGAIDMSPSNQTHSLNLGGASNSIGSLVTGTAASTITYNRAGNQDIFPSPNYRNLTINGGGNKSLTGDVTIGGTLTLTSGEVVLGASNLTLAGTAAVGGTLNSSNHVNASGTGQLKKVFAAGATASYTLPVGDGINYSPINLVFTANTQQRTIGVKVTDAKHPNDATATDYLTRYWSFTDDQAGSGTYTYTATFNYLNAAADVVGAVANVRVNRWDGSLWTQYNTTPVSPTTAITITGGTETTAPLNGSSFTGRVNGPVTYTWNKPNATASYTDPSSWTPARLSPQTTDILLFDNAGAAVATGVPAETVARLLLVNGSNVTLQPLAGADRVLTIGGGSGDDLDIAAGTTLTVGNTGVNNVNLTMGLLSTGVVKGTLVNAGIVTSSAFLFNFYANSTYTHARNGGTIPNATWNPTSTCSVTGTTNTAPAGLNQSFGNLTLSSSSLTAAVTASLSGNTTVSGNLYIAGTSSTNKFGLNLAGFNFTVNGTTVVDANGQLIDGTAGGTNLFVGRVSTNASGVWNVNQPTSFRGGLTVDGTFTGGAYTFDTNDQTIDGNSAITIPSIVVATAGKTLTNLTSNGLTVSGAISGAGNFTNGNATTPASLSVTATTPFTLTGMLDLASNPNTVNYSGTGAQTIGAYSFYNLTSSSSGARTLASTGTISISGVFTKGTNSYTTTGSTVSFNGTGAQDIPALNVPYNNVEVEGGGTKTLAGNVTVNTNLILNGAVLELAGYNLTLANTAATAITAGAPFSSTNMISTNGVGFLQKNAAAVAGLQIAYPVGSGGYYSPVTISSIATIYPSNIQVRAIPSAINPSYIKKYWELKPSAAVTNATATFTYAADELNGAMPSISFSPDNGATWQNPPLSGTQSFSGTSFTITGTTALSGWWTMGYRTFYSYQTGDWNQPTSWTSDPSGTLQIGSAIPGYNDRVVVLTGRTITLTADVADKNLDVTIDNGGFLDMGAYKFTGTPTNLLALRGQGTLKLASSNFPTAPTNTLVQAGGGTVEYNNSASFDLPLAQATFNNLTINTDVAAVATQKNNLTVFGNLYVKQGNFKINDDASTARRELTVNGDITVDAAGKVSVGKGQTNQAPSGTPPFIDYYDRYSHRVVLKGDFVNRGDVRFTNQTFPVYNANPADGFATVYFQGEANNAVTCEGVTIFYNMVVDKGADQTYSLTVTPSAYQNFRLYGRNDRAGYIAAPATADNPNIQKALWIRNGSLVLSGFSIIPSLTESDAGGTPNGDYFIPANGALVLDNPNAIVLVTADSYREVNAAYGLTGGSDAAYGIDVDDGSYEALSILGKVQVNDGYLSTRESTGIVTWTDASSQFIVNGGVVDAKQFRSGGASTGKSSYIQTGGQFILRGRFQRTPAAYGTPQDLAASSAATVNTARTVSSTDGSKAVFSLEDPSNVFSMSAGTMSIYDIVGGKAIDIFSSPGNINVSGGTVELIPTAGTVLGDQPTWLLSSNAPFANLTVRRPSSTSEVRLNTGYPSLVVQNDFTLSTASFNANNLNVSVGGNFSISSGSTYTTGNNWTVLNGAGNQQMEVNTAAALPLKKLKVDKPAGSILTLIGSQATINVADSLMILKGTLNDGGKLIDMVASATTTTSYLYNSGVHAGAGKIRLSDTDPQVIDGDGTGVFQNLDLNNTNSAAAPISLASSIAVNGVLTLSQNKLFDIKTFGLRLNASSFIANAGPTRYVVTAGSLGDGGITREYSAASKSFLFPIGTVSTRHAAPVYSPATLTVNGNPSAYGTITVNPVGYEHPATTSNGRTLTYFWRVKSNNFTLGAATVTHSYTYDQADVVAAGADPTEVGYVPARYVASTTSWTKGVAAEVDETNNIVGGAFLNSKAFIDGDYTAGDDTPTNPFGTPTKYYSRQSGAWDNNATWSLTGHSGTAAASYPTINDIVIIGGNDVVSLNKGTVATPIPSAYVGGCASLQIEKGSALDLFTYTAGNYGMVINHPNGNGLVRVTAPKVTVTSTPQFFSFPSGDFSDFNNNKGTTEYYDTDGKSGAIYILPSNVTSYGNLILTAYNGDNLVLPNSAYITVNGDLTCTSSDNNNLSWICMSWNTNYSSYNYSNAYNPTIEKTVRIKGNLNVLSGTFMFMDDKAPQHLIVDGDVVVAPANGNINCLVAGGGTPGGAPMPNTMVIGDSLINNNNVTLRNGAYYCNLTFTGGNNAALTNTSGTPTTILNKLTIDKGTSQSTTFTVDVAGTLGTLTDNWLTLKNGTLRYTRNNPNSDFTISTTTPFSIPSTAGLFIDYANSGNRRILIANAASDVNDLYLDGKLTINKGLVYVGNPGGTTNNSDIEYSGGGLSEIEVNGGSLFVNGQIRRNVSSTVGVLKYTQTGGAVTVYGNNPIATRAKLEVLNAGSSFNMSGGTLSVVRGGGTTFGDLYLRPASGAVSGGDIIFTQTPASGTTIDAVQNYMLESNIALNNLFVTGKTAATARNATLTLMVSPLTLKGNLTLSNTNSIFVANNRNVTIGGNFTNNGTYTYGTNTTTFNGNTQTITGTSTTDFYDMVVSPVSTLAVSKNFTVNDDLTITSGALNLGANRLTLKGDLVNNGAYTDNNSNGVVLQGTAKQLVSGSGSFGRLMLDNAAGARSLSSISLQNDLVLSKGIFDINQYQLTLSQTSSIGGAPFDVTKMVVTDGVASNLGMRKFFASNPAAAFTFPIGVNGKYTPAILNITASSTVGYINIMAVNSNHPAVLDPNNVLHYYWKTESSGITGFKGSVTYQYLAGDVAGGPEADYVAANLMLPGSFWSKATTGAATDNVDETLHQARFNFNGVSNLSGDYTAGLDPALPDDVPSYRSVKNGSWTDVATWEPVGASPPCPAGGPNGFNVIIDHEVTADASYCFAYQTTINGKLKMVKPFFGHNLGNVDGTGTIYLEAGNLPAGNFDSFLDCSNNGTIEYGGDGTYTVIASQFDAVPNMVFSGTGNRILPAKDLTICRRFVINGPTVDNSVSNRKLTMLGTVERYGTGFFLCGSGPNAIVSLSGTTPQTIGGPLGDFAGTCVFATLEINNSTGVTIGANGNIATAKLLLTKGNVTTSTANKLYVFGGVGAAIPVNGTPESFVNGPLQARILPGSYFQYPVGKGTDLSHPVTVYSNAASSLYWTVEYFSPNATYASATAPLVDVNQTEYWTVRPESIASAPGKIKLGWDTQSDLNPLMTINGMPDMRVALYNTGTSKWEEQASTASGSSSLGDVATSSWLTIPSSYARFTTATVSSTRPIASLNPGPSVCGSSGIPVKVTAYTAISFPYTITYSIDGTVQAPITINAMPYSIPTNTFGEYKLLTFKYNGGALTGVVNTSTATAYQSPTASNAGIDQSQCSSTHVYLNANNPAPYAGAWSIVSGAGGNVINSNSSSSEFIGIAGNTYTLRWTITNGTCKSTDDVVIAFPLMSQKPGAFTASPKNVCQGSTGKIYSVPNQPGTSYTWSYSGGGVTITGSSSSVSLDFSGTSTSGTLSVTATNSCGATSDPRTVNVTVIPPPTVTLDPVCIPSGFAKPLGCAEGTTVLKVTADAGQSYTWNMNGLGGFTPANGVDVSQISATWLDNATLFPSSAPNPTTLDTTVKVTVLNLSNGCSTSLNIPITIFRRVQTGPPFHVGNNVAK